DNA sequence from the Miscanthus floridulus cultivar M001 unplaced genomic scaffold, ASM1932011v1 fs_786_2, whole genome shotgun sequence genome:
ACAACATATATTAGTGTTTTAGGTGCGGTACTCACCTCGATTCGAGTCATAACTCCAGCAacggcggatttcaacctctttatttccttggtggtgttttcttcctcgacaactactacCTCTTCCCCGCGTTTTTGGAGAATCCAGAAGGACTGGGGTTTAGgtgcggcacgctcgatctccacaacctcgtcctcctccgccatcGCTTGAGGCACCACTAGGGGACTCCATGGTTGGCCAGCTACGCCGACCACTCCCGGCATCCCCGCGGGTGGTGAAGGTTGCTCCTCGGCCATTGACGGAGTTGCATCCTTAGCCTTCGGTGCATCAACAACAGCTGCAGTTCCGCTACCAAAGCATCGACTTTTTTAGTCATAGTCTCGGTCACGGTCACCGACACGCCTGTCGTGTGCGCCAACGATTCACCATTGCCAGGAATGCCGGCAGTAATGGCTAGCCCGTCCTCTGTTcgtcgagcactcggggactcccggCCGGGAGcagttgtcatttttcttctaAGGTCATGGGCCTCGGTGTTGCTCTGCGTAATGTCGGCTTGTCAGTAACCAAGAGAAATCAAGGAaaaatattattactccaaggcaaatatacttacggttttgtcttccgattgattttcttgaatcagCGATGCCTGCTTGATCCCCCAGGCGTGGCTGCCTGGTCAGCTCGATGGGAGGACCCCTGCGCCTCTACAGCGAGCTGCTACTCTTCTCGGTGCCCGGGGGCCCCACCTTCTATGCATGGTTCTACGGTTATCCcctcttgttgctcggggactccggtAGTTTGCGTCACCGGGATTTCCATCGTTGCCCAAACATAACTTTCCCTTGCTTGCTGCTTGAGAGCTTCAGCGTCCGCCGATGCCTCCTTCGTGCTCGGTGGAAGCACTGActggtcctcgtcatcatccgaccactccagcacagtggttcttcgtggtcgaACTGTTCGGTCTTCACCAAGAGAGATGCCGCCTgctttgtgtgcatgagagcttgCGGTTTTCCTCCTCTTTTGGACCGGCTCGTCTACTGCCGGCCTTTTCTCGCGAATCTTCTCTGATACCAGGGATGGACTATCTGATGAGGAGCTCAGCTCTTCCTCTTCGGGCTATAGCGGCCGCCGAATGTCCACCCCTTTCGGCCAATCGGCTCTTAGCacatttgaaaagtatattgccctatcctacgaatggatcttttcaTAAGTAAGTTAGTCCTATGCTCGGCAATTAATGCCTAATAGACAAGAAGTGAAAtggttacctaaggaggtggattggtgcagttgaaagccttcattccTTTTGGCCAGTAGAATGAGACATTCGAAGTAAAAAGATCCATGGCACGGTCTATCACTTCCTTCTTCATCAGACGGTCTGTGTTTTCCCAGGTACcatcgttgtcacctttatagtcaaatgccgggtgggccctctctttgtaggGCTGAATGCGCTACACTATGAAGCTAGCCACCACCCGTTCACGCCTAAGCTCAATGCCCTTAATCAAGTCTAGCagttccattacctgctccatctcagcattgttgggtctctctgaccagttaatatgattaaccgggatgtggtggacgtcgcatcgaatcattgggtgactttgtttgatatagaaccatctgacATTCCAACCTTTAAGGGAGGTATTTAGCGATACACTGatatattcgctggccatcccatccctgagttgcaggtacatgtccgccgaccaccttggaaccgctacccccttcttcttcagacagaacaggtgcctgaagaggttgaagtgtggaagaacaccgagaaacgcctcgcataaatggataaagatagaaacatgcagaatggtgttgggatgtagattacagaggctaatcgcccaaaactccataagatccctcagaaaggggtggacaggaaaccctaatcctcactagaaataatcctcaaatactatagcctcatcagtatgtggtgtcaggaagggctcaccactagctggccgccatccagcagtgagGCGGTCTGGGAGAACGCCTGCCGCCACCATCCTATCGAGATCCGCCGCCGACGTCTTCGACGACACCCACTCCTTGTtgcggctggctccggtggccactttcttTGGCTTTGTGGCTCCTTTTTTCAGCGCCATTTTCTCCGGATTGGAACTGGGTTGGAGGCGAGTGCTCGTGATGGTGCGGAATGTAGAGCGTAGGGTTTGCGAATGAAGGAAGAAAGGCAAACTGAGTGAGGTAGGATGTGATGTATGTGGTggcacagttataaagcacttcctcCAGCTTTCATTGcgcctgagggtttttgggaaaccgttctcgCCATTAGCGCTATTTTGACTCCACCAAAGCAGTTTAATGGGCCGCAAGTTGGGCTGTCACGTAACAgtagcccacgtcgctcatttatcaCCGCCAAATGTTCACCACATTCTCcgcaatttaatgaggctcagcACCCGATGCTGCACAACCATtactctgattttttctccacggtttgatttatccgatatctacgcccGACACATGGGGACTGGCTACTTGCTCAGATGGATTACttttttctgagcctggcaccatgtgactgtgtcacctactgtcacgctcggggactaagtgggcacacttcaccttgcggtgaatgtgtttgtttttcatctcgaggctacgctcggggactggtaaCCTGCTCGGCTATTTCAATATTTTCTAAGCCTGGCACCacctgactacgtcacctactgtcaggctcggggactaagtgggcacacttcacctcacggcgaatgtgtttgtttttttccAAAAGACTCCAAGCCTCTAAAAGTGAAACCAAGGTTTCTTTaacctcgtggtcggactctaagtgggcacacttcattttaccaTGCGGGAATTTTCAATTCTAaaattgagctccttacacccttatgacaagtcatgctcggaacacactggtcggcgatggtgcacgctgctcggcaactgctcacaaccgATCGGCGATtcgttatggtggtcggaccatgatctAGACAACTCGgtttttgttcgcacctgctcaggAAAGTTCAAGACGACATTgctcaacgggtacaaggcgctcggggactagctgtggggggtatgaccccaaaTACCCAtagcaggccacatgggctacgcctctaggggcggtctagcccacgagaaggagccttgcggggcatgattctgctcggcgcctcccgcaaggcatgggaaGGATATCGGGAAGATGTCATGTAGCCTGATAGGATATGCACGATcccgtgtttcttgtaatctgttattactttctggttatctctcagatctaaccgtcttgtaaccttgcccctcggactatataaggtgggcagggaccccctatgaAATCacagcaaatcatacgatagctaatacaaaccaatagaccataggagtaaggtattacgtcatactgacgtcctaaacctgtataactcgtgtgtctctattgccttcttgttcttgattacatgctcctctgccaatcaatctaccatcacgggatacccctcggtggactgctgatgatattctgtcgacagctagtttactattttctgagcctggcaccatgtgactacgtcacctactgtcaggctcggggactaagtgggcatacttcaccttgcggtgaatgtgtttgtttttcatctcgaggctatgctcgGGGGCTGGCTCCCTGCTCGGCTGACTTACTATTTTCTgagcctagcaccacgtgactacatcacctactgtcaggctcggggactaagtgggcacacttcaccttacggtgaatgtgtttgtttcttcTGAAAGACTCTGAGCCTCTAAAAGCTAAAACAAGGTATCTTTACCctcgtggttggactctaagtgggcacacttcattttaccgcgcaggaattttcaattttggacttgagccccttacacccttatgtcaaGCCGTGCTCGGAACACATTGCTCGGTGATGTTGCACACTGCTCGGCAGctactcacaactgctcggtgattcattatggtggtcgaaccatgatttggacagctcagttttggttcgcacctgctcagaaaagctcaagacggtgttgcacaacggatacaaggcgctcggggactagctatggggggtacgaccctggatacccacggcaggccacatgggctatgcctctaggggtggcctagcccacaagaaggagccttgcaggGCACAATTCTGCTCagcgcctcccgcaaggcatggggaggatatcctgaagatgttacgagatctattaggatacgtatgatcccatgattcttgtaatctgttattactttttggttatctctcagatctaaccgacttgtaaccttgccccccagactatataaggtgggcagggaccccctacaaaatcacggcaaatcatacgatagctaatacaaaccaacagatcacatgagtaaggtattacgtcatactgacggcctgaacctgtataactcgtgtgtctctgttgccttcttgttcttgattacacgctcctctgccgatcaatctaccatcagcgggataccccttggtggactgccaacgatattctatcgacaaagaTTCTGCTGTGTTACCATGTCCATCTATTTCATTGATCTCTCCTAGAGGGGTCGTAGACCTCTGTCAGTTTATGAGTCCCCAGAACTAGCCTTAGGTCAAGACTTGGTCCTGACTTCTCGAGGGGTCATGGGGTCCTGACTCCATTTTCCCCTAATGTCCTTGCCGACCTtgagaggtcgtgctgccttgtTATAGGTAGGTTTTCATTTCACCCCAcgtggggagaggcatgtccaccgtaaccatgCAGGTTGGAGCGGTACGCCTCATCAGTGTCAATGAGTAATTCGAgcgggacccgatatcctccccaatcggtGTGCCTCATCGAGAGACGTTCCATAAATCATTGGCTGTCAAACCCATCGGTCTTCGACTGCCTCCATAGCGATCAGAGGGCAAGACGCCTTCACCCTAAAGGGGGTTAACTCAGGTGACTTTGAAGCAGATGACTCGAACATAGAGAGAGATGGTCATGTTGGCTCTGCACCGCCAATTAGAGTTGTAGGGGCCCATCTActccctgcccctatcccttttgtggcctcaagcccttcaaaGGACCAGCCCaagagtgggtttcctaagcaTGACATAGGGTCATGGTCGCGGTGGGTTGTTCTGTGCACGATCTTAGGGAGCGGTTGCCTTCTCTGATCACATCATGGCATAATGGTGCCCACTCACAAGCTATTGTGTGCTGCGGAACGTGGGCGCAAAAATCAAAATGATATGGAAAGAGTGgtgacaagatcctaacatacaggtatgttaagccttggatCCAATGGTACTCAAACGAAGAAGACCCCATGTACGACCCCTGTAATATCACTCAGGGGCTAGGAGGCTATGCTTGTCGGGCACGCTCGCGTGTACCATCTGGTAGAGAGACCCGGCCAAGCCTGACTTGACCGCAGCATCTGCCAGGGGCTTGAGGCTTCCTCAAGACTTGGGCTCTCGATCTACGGCACCTCTAGGCCTAGCCCTTGGCTCTAGCCCGGCTAATGATGTTAGCCAAGGCCCAGGcataagaagacaagccccaagcTACCGATGCCCGAGGCCAATTACTAGGCTTGCCTCTACCAATTACTCCCCTGACAGGGTCATGTCCAAggcatgacataagaagacaaagcttcccatggCCTCCGAGGGTCAAGGGCTCCTGAGCCCGTGCGTCCACCCCCAGAGGTGGCAATAAAATTCAAGATGTTGACTATTTATAGAAATTTGGTTTAAGTAACAACTCAACAATAGCATAGTAATAGGGTGCACATACCATCTACTGGGCTCGCTCTCCTGGACTTAGAACACACACCTCATGTTTTTGACCAGTAGGTTGTTCCTCTTCCTCATCTTCTGACTCACTAAGCCATCCATAGCAGGGTAGCGTTGGACCAATCCTTCTAGCAGCATTAAGTGGCAATGCAGCCTCACGAGCAGGTGGTTCAATGAACATAGGGTCTTCCACTTCCTTATCTGCTGACTTAGTCTCTGCTGGTGCCTCATTTGAAATTGATATGGTATCTTGTGGTTCAATGAACATAGGGTCTTCCACTGCCTCGTCTGCTGCTGGTTCTTGGTGCTACAAATGTACAAAACATATTGAATTGAGCCCATTAGCAATTTCACAACATGCATATGCATCATCAAGTAGATAACATAAATCATAATCGTATATTATGACTCGGAGTTTCTGCTTAGAGAAAAAGGTCTGTATTATGGCATGACAGTTTGTTTACTGTTCTTTTTTTTAGTTTTCTGCATTCTACCAGTGTTGAAATTTATATCATCCTATTTGAGAATTCCACAACATGCAACATGTGTCGATTGGATGACAACAGAAACCATAATCATAAATTAATGAATAATGGCCCAAAGGTCTTTAGTTAGAGGAAACAACAGACTGACAGTTGGTTAACTTTCAGTTTGCTGCATTGTGCCAGTATCAACTTTGGCATCATCATTGTAGTGTAAGGGACTTAATGGCCCTGAAAACATAGCGATATCCAAGACATATTATTATACAAACACAAAATGATCACTATATTTACTTTAGCATGATATAAAACTTTTCATTTACACTGGTTCACGTTGCATACTTAGGCATTCGAATGTTCATGGACACATACAAAGTAAGATTGTTGGCTTGAAACAAAAATTAATACCAACTCGAAGTTATTTGGTGGTGAAATCAGTTCTTCCAGAACTACCCACCAACCATATTGATACAATGATGATTTTGCATGCTTGGAAAGAGATAAAGAGCAGAATAGTTTGTCAAACAAAATGTGGCACAATCTCAGTTAGATATAAAACATAGAGAAGAAGCCTTGCAGTGGAGGATAGGTGAAGCAGGTTGCTTGCAGCACTTAGGAGTGTGTGCAAGATGTCAGTATATTTTACTAAATTGCTCAGTTTATTTGGTCATTCTAGCTACAGTATGGCATCTTTTTTTTCTCCTGGATTAAGCTACCAACCCAT
Encoded proteins:
- the LOC136533094 gene encoding uncharacterized protein yields the protein MPVRRPRKGDRRIDAAIDHFAAMGYAAHHIRSVVGGLVKVYGGPSPDVWRLLEEGSYQVVQNRLFEIEEEQKQNQDAQLQQQDDQQVEDEPPQHQEPAADEAVEDPMFIEPQDTISISNEAPAETKSADKEVEDPMFIEPPAREAALPLNAARRIGPTLPCYGWLSESEDEEEEQPTGQKHEVCVLSPGERAQ